One region of Salvia miltiorrhiza cultivar Shanhuang (shh) chromosome 3, IMPLAD_Smil_shh, whole genome shotgun sequence genomic DNA includes:
- the LOC131018501 gene encoding protein FAR1-RELATED SEQUENCE 5-like, whose translation MIEEYDLTSNKWFSDIYEDRSMWIPAYFRDVHMSGLFRTTSMSESENSYFKRYINKHSNLVILYNNFCSALDAQRYKYKEVTHADETRSPVMMTNLKIEHNAAIVYTNSVFKEVQEQIDHANKGCAIRKMYTQGDEEIYVVEDNIDGEFTVRYVRPQHDVLCSCTLFTRKGTPCMHMFVVFRNLKLDAIPDKYIVRRWCKFSILCPNESLGVVREDGSKSTPNFEFLIFKVVSEMIGRVRGNQEMCDQLYDNLIQVRDKYAEIGTYVNPSTAKSRLFEEFYGSTPAESPSVLPPDIAKTKGSGAGGRRKSEKEKAIIIAQKPLHLCRRCNKKVHHDSRNCPRKDDPKVIS comes from the coding sequence ATGATCGAAGAATATGACCTTACATCAAACAAATGGTTCTCTGACATCTATGAAGATCGTTCAATGTGGATACCAGCGTATTTCAGAGATGTACACATGAGTGGTCTATTTCGAACCACTTCAATGTCCGAGAGCGAGAATAGCTATTTCAAACGCTATATCAACAAGCATTCTAATCTTGTGATACTATATAATAACTTCTGCAGTGCTCTTGACGCACAGAGATATAAGTACAAGGAGGTAACACATGCGGATGAGACGCGTTCCCCTGTGATGATGACAAATCTTAAGATTGAACATAACGCAGCTATTGTGTACACAAACTCAGTGTTCAAGGAGGTGCAGGAGCAGATAGATCATGCAAACAAAGGGTGTGCCATACGAAAGATGTATACCCAAGGAGACGAAGAGATTTATGTTGTCGAGGACAACATAGATGGTGAATTTACTGTTCGCTATGTGCGCCCCCAACACGACGTGTTATGTAGCTGCACCTTGTTCACCCGAAAAGGTACACCTTGCATGCACATGTTTGTTGTTTTCAGGAACCTAAAACTTGATGCTATTCCTGACAAGTACATTGTGAGGCGATGGTGCAAATTCAGTATATTGTGTCCAAATGAATCACTCGGGGTAGTGCGCGAAGATGGTAGTAAGTCTACTCCAAATTTTGAGTTCCTCATCTTCAAAGTCGTTAGTGAAATGATTGGACGCGTAAGGGGAAACCAGGAGATGTGTGATCAACTATATGATAATCTTATTCAAGTGAGGGACAAGTATGCGGAGATCGGTACATATGTCAACCCTTCAACTGCAAAGAGCAGACTTTTCGAAGAATTCTATGGATCCACACCTGCAGAATCTCCATCTGTTCTTCCTCCAGACATTGCTAAGACTAAAGGTAGTGGTGCCGGTGGCCGTAGGAAATCTGAAAAAGAGAAGGCCATTATCATTGCGCAGAAACCTTTGCATCTTTGTAGGAGATGCAATAAAAAAGTTCATCATGACTCCAGAAACTGCCCCAGAAAGGATGACCCAAAGGTGATTTCATAG